One Pectobacterium colocasium DNA segment encodes these proteins:
- a CDS encoding fimbrial protein: protein MKLSKIALTSLIPVVFSFSAYAADSHNGSVTFKGKIIDTPCSVSQEDLHQTIEFGEISKTVLENGGTSEIKPFDITLRDCSLDTATSAKIVFSGGVASGTNNELLALNGSAGGAGIAVERIGEKIKFDGTTPAVPATPLANGDNIFSFTSYVTKLPTPQEGEAPAVTTGSFASTANFVVSYQ, encoded by the coding sequence ATGAAATTATCAAAGATCGCCCTGACGTCCCTCATCCCCGTGGTATTTTCTTTCAGTGCCTATGCCGCAGATTCACATAATGGTTCTGTGACGTTCAAAGGAAAAATTATTGATACCCCCTGCTCCGTCTCTCAGGAAGATCTGCACCAAACGATCGAGTTTGGTGAAATCAGCAAAACCGTGCTGGAAAACGGCGGCACGTCAGAAATTAAGCCGTTCGATATCACATTAAGAGATTGCAGTCTGGATACCGCGACCAGCGCCAAAATTGTTTTCTCCGGCGGCGTGGCATCCGGCACCAATAATGAACTGCTGGCATTAAACGGCAGTGCTGGGGGTGCAGGTATTGCAGTCGAACGCATCGGTGAAAAAATTAAGTTTGATGGAACCACGCCAGCCGTTCCCGCCACACCACTGGCAAATGGAGACAACATTTTCTCCTTCACGTCTTATGTAACCAAGCTTCCTACTCCACAGGAAGGAGAGGCACCTGCCGTGACTACAGGTTCTTTCGCCAGCACCGCTAACTTTGTCGTGTCCTATCAATAA
- a CDS encoding winged helix-turn-helix domain-containing protein: MVYLINDLIIFNEGEGTLAWIERENEATSLSFPVSRLFCLLIENQGVTLSRDFLLKEALEKHALCPSLNNLNNYLSLLRKVLREFDLSDAIVTIPKLGIIFNVKSVTNYPAVGEEEKEKERLNQEVEDKIEEDIDDGEKSFSIEHHAIPEPVKKQKYIMFLLIWAAIVGVFLLALENINRFPYRPLVDVKMSGKCDLFYLYDSVGYPLPIDYENLCSDNTLFFLSKKIVISEMLDKKSEIVISCRKDGKGCVTYVNN; the protein is encoded by the coding sequence ATGGTTTATTTGATTAATGATTTAATCATTTTTAATGAAGGAGAGGGGACACTTGCATGGATAGAACGTGAAAACGAAGCAACTTCTTTGAGTTTCCCTGTTTCTCGCTTGTTCTGCTTGCTCATTGAGAATCAGGGAGTTACGTTAAGCCGCGATTTTTTATTAAAGGAAGCATTAGAAAAACACGCACTTTGTCCTTCTCTTAATAATCTCAACAACTATCTTTCTCTCCTAAGGAAAGTATTGCGCGAATTTGACCTTTCAGATGCGATTGTGACTATTCCTAAATTGGGTATTATTTTTAACGTTAAAAGCGTCACTAACTATCCAGCAGTGGGTGAGGAGGAAAAAGAGAAAGAAAGGTTAAATCAGGAGGTTGAAGATAAAATTGAAGAAGATATCGATGACGGGGAAAAGTCATTTTCTATAGAGCATCACGCCATTCCTGAACCCGTAAAAAAGCAGAAATACATCATGTTCCTTCTCATATGGGCTGCGATAGTTGGGGTTTTTCTACTCGCGTTGGAGAACATCAATCGTTTTCCCTATCGGCCTCTTGTCGACGTGAAGATGAGCGGGAAATGCGATTTGTTTTATTTATATGACAGCGTTGGTTATCCTCTCCCCATCGACTATGAGAATCTCTGTTCAGATAACACATTGTTCTTCCTGTCTAAAAAAATCGTTATATCTGAAATGCTGGATAAGAAAAGTGAAATCGTTATTTCCTGCAGGAAAGATGGGAAGGGATGTGTAACTTATGTTAATAATTAA
- a CDS encoding FidL has protein sequence MLIIKVRKKIFCTTVVLFISFSLGIIFYLKSNLYRKPLICQGEVTFYSEEQRIRTEYDVYFYLNNKNRALVLVNGFYLGKDGVPLTIRRTFSFDSVWEGNRLMVHNILINKNINDKAPNDAIPILAENDVIQFEMLTKHAYLISTVQSKMACNIRD, from the coding sequence ATGTTAATAATTAAAGTCAGAAAGAAAATTTTTTGCACCACGGTGGTGCTTTTTATTTCATTTTCCCTGGGGATTATTTTTTATTTAAAAAGCAACTTATACAGAAAGCCGCTGATATGTCAGGGTGAGGTCACTTTTTATTCAGAAGAGCAACGTATCAGAACGGAATATGACGTCTATTTTTATCTAAATAATAAAAATAGAGCGCTGGTTTTAGTCAACGGCTTTTACCTCGGAAAGGATGGCGTGCCGCTGACGATTCGGCGTACATTCAGTTTTGACTCCGTTTGGGAAGGGAACCGATTAATGGTGCACAATATCCTGATAAACAAGAACATCAATGACAAAGCCCCCAATGATGCGATTCCCATATTGGCGGAAAATGATGTTATCCAGTTTGAAATGCTGACGAAGCATGCCTATCTGATTAGCACCGTACAATCGAAGATGGCGTGTAATATCCGCGATTAA
- the cueP gene encoding copper-binding periplasmic metallochaperone CueP yields MMKIKMMAALLALTLSGPGVAAATDANAFLAKQGLAGKTVEQIVDTIDQSPQARPLPYSASVTSKELKLSDGQQQYSYPLGDKFYLSFAPYIQQTHPCFNHSLSECKGELANTAFEVKITDKAGNVIVQKTLSSHQNGFVGVWLPRNIEGTINVTYQGRVASSPFATYDDSQTCMTTLPLKEA; encoded by the coding sequence ATGATGAAGATAAAGATGATGGCAGCGCTACTCGCTCTGACATTGAGCGGTCCGGGTGTCGCTGCGGCAACTGACGCCAACGCGTTCCTGGCCAAACAGGGGCTGGCGGGGAAAACTGTCGAGCAGATTGTCGATACGATCGATCAATCGCCGCAGGCAAGACCGTTGCCCTACAGCGCATCGGTTACCAGCAAGGAACTGAAGCTATCCGATGGGCAACAGCAGTACAGCTATCCGTTAGGGGATAAATTTTATCTCTCATTCGCCCCTTATATTCAGCAAACCCATCCCTGCTTTAACCACAGTTTATCCGAGTGTAAGGGTGAGCTCGCCAATACGGCGTTTGAGGTAAAAATCACGGATAAAGCAGGTAACGTTATCGTGCAGAAAACCCTGAGCAGCCATCAGAATGGTTTTGTCGGCGTATGGTTACCACGCAATATTGAAGGAACCATCAATGTCACCTATCAGGGGCGCGTAGCCAGTTCACCGTTTGCGACCTATGACGACAGCCAGACCTGCATGACGACACTGCCATTGAAAGAGGCATAG
- a CDS encoding VOC family protein, with protein MNSPLTHGVHHIGLTVSALEESARFFTTLLGWKEVKRKEDYPAIFVSDGTVMLTLWQTQTTEPVQFDRKRHVGLHHLAIKVDSKAALLEIAEKLSAHNINIEFAPALVSGGPAMHMMCYEPSGIRIEFYWSGQ; from the coding sequence ATGAACTCACCACTCACACACGGCGTTCACCATATAGGTCTGACGGTATCAGCATTGGAAGAAAGCGCGCGCTTTTTTACCACGCTTCTGGGATGGAAAGAGGTAAAACGAAAAGAGGATTATCCCGCTATTTTCGTCAGCGATGGTACGGTAATGCTCACACTTTGGCAGACGCAAACCACCGAGCCGGTTCAGTTCGATCGAAAACGTCATGTCGGCTTGCATCATCTTGCCATTAAGGTTGATAGCAAAGCGGCGCTGCTTGAGATCGCTGAGAAATTATCAGCGCATAACATCAACATTGAATTTGCGCCCGCTTTAGTGAGCGGTGGCCCGGCAATGCATATGATGTGCTATGAGCCAAGCGGGATCCGCATCGAGTTTTACTGGTCGGGTCAGTAA